Genomic DNA from Parvivirga hydrogeniphila:
CGCAAGATCGTGCCCTCCCTGGCGTACCTCGCTGCACGAGGGCGGCTGCCAGAGCGCTTCCGCGTGATCGGCTTCTCGCGCCGCAGCTGGACGGACGAGGACTTCCGCGCTCACGTGCGCGCCATCATCGACGCGTATCCCGGCGCGGCGCCTCGCGGCGCGGCCCTCGACGCCTTCGTGGAGCGCTTCTCGTACCAGCAAGGCACCTTCGACGACCCCCGGGCGTACGACGCGCTTGCTGCGGACATCCAGGCGGTGGCGAGCACGTGGGAGGGCCGGTGCAACCGGCTGTTCTACCTTGCGGTGCCCCCGGAGCACTACCGCACCATCTTCGAGCGCCTCGCAGGGAGCGGTCTGGTCACGGGGTGCGACGCCGACGGCGCTTGCACGCGCGTGCTCGTCGAGAAGCCGTTCGGCAAGGACGGTGCGAGCGCGCAAGAGCTCGACGAGGTGCTCGGCTCGCTGTTCGCGGAGGAGCAGATCTACCGCATCGACCACTACCTCGCCAAGGAGATGCTCCAAGGCATCCTGAGCTTCCGCTTCTCGAACACCCTCATGGAGCCGTCGTGGAACGCGGAATCCATCCAGCGCATCGATGTCACGCTCCTCGAATCGATCGGCGTCGAGAAGCGTGGCGCGTTCTACGACGGCGTGGGAGCGCTTCGTGACGTCGGCCAGAACCACCTGCTGCAGATGCTCGCGCTCGTGGGCATGGAGCGCCCAGACGACCTCTCGGCCCGCTCCATCCGCGACGCGCGAGCGCGGTTCTTGCGCACGCTCACGCCGCCGCCGGCAGACGAGATGGCCGCCCGTTCGTTCAGGGCGCAGCACCGCGGCTACCGCGCGATCCAAGGCGTCGCGCCGGATTCCGACACCGAGACGTACTTCGCGCTGAGGTTCCACCTGAGCGGGCCGCGGTGGGGCGGCGTGCCGGTCACGCTGGAGTCAGGCAAGCGGATGGGTGAGCCGCTCAAGCAGATCGCCGTCACCTTCCGCGCCCCGGACGCGTGCCTGTGCGACGCGTCGCGCCCGGGTCCGTACGAGAACCGCGTCATCTTCCAACTGGAGCCGCACGAGTCGATCCGCATCGAGTTCTGGGCGAAGAAGCCAGGCTTCGAGCACGAGCTGGAGAAGCGGGAGTTCACCTTCTTCCTGTACGAGAAGCAGGAGAAGGTCCAGTACGTCGAGGAGTACGCGACGCTGCTGCTCGATGCGATCGAGGGCGATCAGACGCTGTTCGTGAGCACCGACGAGGTGCGCGAGATGTGGCGCTTCATCGATCCGTGGCTCCAGGTGTGGCGCACAGGGGCCGTGCCGCTGGAGCTCTACGAACCCGACACCTCCGAGGTGCGCGACCGGGCGTTCGCGCGGTTGGACGAGGCCGATGCGCGCCCGAAGCGGATCGGCGTGGTCGGCCTCGGCAAGATGGGCGCCGCGCTCGCTCGCAACCTGCTGGACCACGGGTGGCAGGTCGTCGGCCACAACCGCACGTTCGCGGTCGCCGAGCGCATGGCGGGCGAGGGCCTGCTGCCCGCGCGGACGCTTTCGGACCTCGTCGCGTTCCTCCCGCCGCCGCGCGTCGTGTGGCTGATGCTGCCTGCTG
This window encodes:
- the zwf gene encoding glucose-6-phosphate dehydrogenase, whose translation is MDATLDPTTLVVFGATGDLMARKIVPSLAYLAARGRLPERFRVIGFSRRSWTDEDFRAHVRAIIDAYPGAAPRGAALDAFVERFSYQQGTFDDPRAYDALAADIQAVASTWEGRCNRLFYLAVPPEHYRTIFERLAGSGLVTGCDADGACTRVLVEKPFGKDGASAQELDEVLGSLFAEEQIYRIDHYLAKEMLQGILSFRFSNTLMEPSWNAESIQRIDVTLLESIGVEKRGAFYDGVGALRDVGQNHLLQMLALVGMERPDDLSARSIRDARARFLRTLTPPPADEMAARSFRAQHRGYRAIQGVAPDSDTETYFALRFHLSGPRWGGVPVTLESGKRMGEPLKQIAVTFRAPDACLCDASRPGPYENRVIFQLEPHESIRIEFWAKKPGFEHELEKREFTFFLYEKQEKVQYVEEYATLLLDAIEGDQTLFVSTDEVREMWRFIDPWLQVWRTGAVPLELYEPDTSEVRDRAFARLDEADARPKRIGVVGLGKMGAALARNLLDHGWQVVGHNRTFAVAERMAGEGLLPARTLSDLVAFLPPPRVVWLMLPAGEPTEQALFGEGGLAELLQEGDTVIDGGNSHFADAERRAKRLAERGVRFLDVGTSGGPGGARFGACLMIGGERSDFERLEHLWRDVAARDAYRFFEGHGGGHFVKMVHNGIEYGMMQAIAEGFAVLDAAPLGIDLPKAAEVYNRRSVIESRLIGWLREAFELFGPDLAGVSSTVAHTGEGQWTVETARALGVPVPVIEESLEFRKRSAERPSYAGKVLSALRNRFGGHEAAGG